A segment of the Hallerella succinigenes genome:
TCGCTTTTTGCTGATGATTTCTTGGGTGGTGCCGACTTATATCGTAGGTCTCCTTTGGGGATTCATGTGGCAGCAGGATGAAGGCATTATCAATATGATCCTGTTTGATTATTTACGTTGGGATCAGATTTCGGGAATTTTTGGTGCGAACTGGAATTATTTGCCGGACGGAACCTTGGTGAAGCCGAACTGGCTCACGGGCCCGAATACGATTTGGGCGATTATTGTGCCTTCCATTTGGCGAAATTGGCCGTTCTGCATGATGATGTTCCTATCGGGACTTTCGGCGATTCCGCATGATATTTATGAAGCGGCAGAAATCGATGGCATTCCTTCGCGTGAACGCTTTTTGCACATTACCTTGCCGATTTTACGTCCGATATTTGGCGTCATCATTCTCGAATGTTTGGTGATCAATATGTACAGCTTCAACCTTGTGGCGATGATGTTCGGCAACGGTTCTGGCTTCCCGGGTAAATTTAGCGATTTGATGATGACGTTCCTTTACCGCACTTCGTTCCAGACTTGGAATTTTGGCGCGGGCGCGGCTCTCGGTACGCTT
Coding sequences within it:
- a CDS encoding carbohydrate ABC transporter permease, with translation MRKRYLFLLPLLVFLTFVFVIPVLMGIVLPFFSGEGTSQEIRNGSFSFAHFIESVSSGAGTGLIDAIRNTLIYTFCVSCGCIILGLFGALLVTQKFPSAGIVRFLLMISWVVPTYIVGLLWGFMWQQDEGIINMILFDYLRWDQISGIFGANWNYLPDGTLVKPNWLTGPNTIWAIIVPSIWRNWPFCMMMFLSGLSAIPHDIYEAAEIDGIPSRERFLHITLPILRPIFGVIILECLVINMYSFNLVAMMFGNGSGFPGKFSDLMMTFLYRTSFQTWNFGAGAALGTLSMFFMLICVSIWYRNFGKDLKNG